CATTGCCCTGACTTTGCAAACCGAAACCGATAAAGTAGTCATTCCGACACATGAACTCATATCAAAACGAGTGCATATTATAAGTGAAATGTAAGGAAACATTTCCGGAAAAAACTTGTTGAAAACGTCCTTGATTTTGAGTGCTTTTAGTCTTAAAGGTATATATTTAAAAGGAGAGATAAATTTTTTTTAAGTTAAAGCATACTAAATAATAAAATCGTTTCAGTACCTTTGCACTGTTTTTACACAAAATCAAAAATTATCTTAATTATGAAAAAATTATTTGGCCTTTTATCTGTTGCTGTTTTAATCTTTTGGATGGGCTCTTGCAATAAAGCTGCCGACCCACAATTGTTGACAGACATTTCTTCGTTTGAAACCGACTGGTCTGGTTTGTTGAGTGATGTTTCTAACCTTGCAAACGCAGTTAAAAGCGAAACCGCAAATTTTGATGCTAAAATTGCTGAAAGCAAAGCCGGTACTGAAGCTTTGAAAGGTACTGCCAAAACTCAGGCTGATTCTCTGTTAAACTTGTTCAATGATGTTAAAAACAGAGCAGGTGCTATCGGAAGCGGTGCTGACGGTATTTTATCCAAAATCAACGAAATCACCGGTCAATTCCAAAGCTGGAAAGAGAAAGTTACTAAATTGGAAATTAAAACCGATGCCGCTAAAACCGACCTCGCTAACTACAAAACCCAATTGGAAGGTTTGAAAGGTGAAGCAGGCAATCTTAAATCAAGCTGGGATGGCGCTATGAGCATGGTTGGCACAATTACCTCTGCTATTGCTGCTTTAAAAACAGCACCTGCTACACCCGAAAAAACGGCTACCGGTAAACCCGCTACCAAACCCACCACGAAACCCAAAACTACCACCACTACTACTACCACTCCTACTTCTACTACGCTTACCCCCAAACAAGTAGAAGAAAAAATGCAGAATGTACGTGGTAACGCCACAAAAAAATAAACTTTATTTCTCATAAGGTAACACTGAAAGAGACTTGCCGGAGCAAATCCGGCAAGTCTTTTTTTTTTGCCTCTTACCTTTTCAAATATAAAATGTCTTAACTTCGGTCATTATGCCCGGTCATTTTGTTACTATCAATGACATCTTAACGCTTTACCAACATTTGCTGGAAATGCGGACAACCATAGATGGGGATGGTAGCCTTTGTCCAAAATTATTTGATCGCCTCAACGACGAACTGACAAAAGTAATTAATCTGAAAGAGCAACAGTTTGAAGCGCTCAGGTTGAAAGACTTAAGTCGTCAAATCGAATCTCTGTTTCAGTATTTAGAGCAGTTTCGCTTTTTTAAGGAAACCGTCAATACTTTTTTCAACCTGTTTCCTTCGGAGCAAAAAGATGTTTTTGAAGACCATTCCCGGTACCTGCAAATTCAATTGACAATAAGAAGATTGTTTACCGATTTTCAGGAAGGCAACTACCTGCAAAGCCGGATTATTTTAAGCCTTGACCGGTTAAAAAGCCTGATTCAAACCTATTCGGAACACAGGGAACAACGAAAAATAGAACAACAAAATTTAGACTGCCAAATTCCATTAAACAGTTTGCCAATCTTCACTCCTTTACAGGATACAAATTACGACGGGTTAAGCACCTACATGGGTCAGTTTTTCCCAAAAAACACCGCTGCTAATTACACTTCTGAACAGTTAACTCAAATTGAGCACGGCTATTTTTCGCTTAAAGTTGAAGCGTTAAAAGCTGAATTGAATAAAAAAAACAGCCTGTATGCTCCACTTCTGCCCGATCTAAAGCAGGCACTTAAAGAAAACGATCATCCCCGAATCCGTATTATTCTTCAAACAATGAGCGAATTGGCACCGCCTATTCAAATTACCCGACCCGGAAATGATGGAAAAAATTATTTCAAAGTCATACAAGTTCAGGGAACAGCACCTCCTGATAGTCCGGTTAGCATAGTTTTAAACGGCACTCACCAATATAACACCCATGCCAATCCTGCCGGAAAATTTTCTTTTGAACATATAGAACTAAATCCAGGGCAAAACACCCTGATCTGCTTTAACCCCCGCCTTCGGTTTATGTACCCTGACGTTCAGCGACAAATCCATCTAATCGAAAAACTTCCGTTTGAAGGACGAATAGACCCTGTAACCCAACAATACTTAGAGCCGGAAAATATTGATACCATTGTGAGATGCGAAAAATGCCGGAATTACATGTATGCCTACTCAGTTTCCGAAAACGATAATATTTGTGTTATTTTGAAATGTAATAGTAAAAATTTTTACAAAAATTCTCAACCAGAATTTTGGACAGAATAGGCGAACAATTGTAATGTCAGCCTCGTGTGTATGATTTTCTTGTTCTGTGACTTTATGCTTATAGTATAACTTGAATATCTTTCAACTTTCATGATATAAGTTCTGAACGATGTTATCTAAATTGGTTGACACTCCGGTAAATTATGTTGATTATTCTGTTTCCCCAAAATTACTTAGTATCTTTGTACACATTATCGGGTAGCGTATAAATAATTCGCAATATAAACTATTGGAACCGGTCAACAAAAAACGCGTAATCTTTCAGTTGGTGATTGTTACTACCGCAGTCCTGTTGCTTGCCAGATTGTATTCGATGCAGGTGTTGGACAGTGCATATACCACTATGGCGAAAGATAATGTAGTGCGCGAAGTTACCATTTACCCTTCCCGGGGGCTGATATTCGACCGTCAGGGCCGGCTTATAGTGAACAATCTGGCAGTTTATGATTTAATGATGATACCGCGGCAGGTACAGGAATTAGACACGGTGAAGTTTTGCCGACTGCTCAATATTACTCCCGAAGAATTTGATAAAAACGTGCTCCGTATGAAGGCAGCTGCGGGCTATAGCCCTTACCGGCCGCAAGTGTTTTTAAAACAAGTGCCCTCAGAGGTGTACGATCGGATGCAGGAATATTTATATCAGTTTTCGGGGTTTTATACTCAAATCCGAACCGTCAGGCAGTATGGTTCCAACAATGGGGCACATGTATTGGGATATATTGGAGAAGTCAACCAAAAACAGATTGACACTTCGAATTTTTACCGGATGGGCGATTATGTCGGAATAAGCGGAGTGGAAAAAAGTTATGAAGAACAGTTGAGGGGGGAACGCGGCACAAAGTACGTGATTGTTGATGTGCATAACCGCGAAGTGGGGAGCTATAAAGACGGGGAAGAAGACGTGGAAGCTATTGCCGGGCAAAATCTGCACCTGACGATTGATATGGATTTGCAGGCTTATGCCGAAAATATCATGCAAAACAAACGCGGAAGTATTGTGGCTATTGAGCCTCAAACCGGAGAAATACTGACTTTGGTATCAGCTCCGGCTTATAACCCCAACTTGCTGACAGGCCGAATGCGCGCCCAAGGAATGAGGATGCTGTTGGGCGATACGCTGAAACCCATGTTTAACCGCGCTTTAATGGCCTACTATCCGCCGGGTTCTACCTTTAAGCCACTCATGGCCCTGCTCGCTTTGCAGGAAACCGGTATTCAACCCAATTACTATTACGGTTGCAGCGGTGCTTATCGTTTAGGCCGCCGAACGGTAGGCTGTCATTACCACTCCTCCTGTTTTAATGTGCAGACTGCAATACAACATTCCTGCAACGCCTACTTTTGCCACTTGTTCAAATTGTTTGTCGAAAACTATAAGTTCAGCAATGTGTCAGAAGGGCTAACCAAGTGGAATGAATACCTGAGCGAATTTGGTTTGGGCAGAAATGAATATCTCGATTTACCTTCCTTGTCGGGTTATGTTCCACTGCCCGATAAATATGACCGGATGTATGGTAAAAACCGGTGGAAAGCGGTCAGCATTATCTCCCTTGGAATAGGACAGGGCGAACTTGGCGTTACTCCGCTACAACTTGCACACTCCACTGCGGTGATTGCCAATAAAGGAAAATTTATTTATCCCCATGTAGTTAAAGCAAATACAAAAGACCCCAATCACCCCTACAACAAAGAACATCATGTCAGTATTAACCCCAAATATTTTCCTCCCATCATTGACGGGATGGAACAGGTGGTTTTATACGGAACCGGACGAAACGCTTATGTTGCAGGATTGGATATTTGTGGTAAAACAGGAACTGCAGAAAACCCGCATGGTGAGGACCATTCCTTGTTTATTGCTTTTGCACCAAAAAATAATCCCAAAATAGCGGTTGCCGTTATGGTCGAAAATGGTGGTAATGGTAGTAAATATGCGGCTCCTATTGCAAGTCTGATTATTGAAAAATATCTCAATGACAGCATTTCACCCTATCGCAAGTATGTAGAAGAAAAAATGATTAAAGCAGACCTGTTGAGACCGAGACCTCGCTTTATCGGGCCTGTAGTGGAAGAAGAAGCAGATGATGAATTTACTACAATACTGTTCAATTCAATTTCACAGCCTCCTTTGAGCGTTCCTGAACCTCTGAATGCAAAATCCGACAACTCAGTACCGCTCGTTAGCGAAAATACAGGCAACCCCAACCCGAACCAAATCAATACGGAAGTAAAAATTATCCCGCCTCCGGCGATCAAAATACCCACTCCTCAGGCATCATTACCAAAAGAAAGCAACTGACGTTTGCAGCAGTCAACCCATATATATCGCTATTCTGTCTATCTAAACCGGTTAAACTCAAGGCTTCTTCATGTCATCTCAATCCACTAATATTGACTGGGTATTAGTATTCACCTATCTTCTTTTGGTTACCATCGGGTGGTTGGCCATCTACACTGCGGATTACAAAGAGCAACATCCGGAAATATACTATTTAGGCAGCAATTACGGAAAACAACTCTTATGGATTGGTGTAGCGCTGCTGGTCGGCTTATGTATTCAAATTCTCGACTCCCGGTTCTACACAGCTTTTGCTTATCCCATTTATGCCCTTTCACTCCTCTCCCTTTTAGTTGTGTTGCTGATAGGAACAAACATTTCGGGATCTAAATCCTGGATAAAATTAGGCTTTTTTAATGTTCAACCCGCCGAATTTGCCAAATTTGCCACCTGCCTTGCTTTGGCAAAATATATCAGCAGTCTGAGTTCTGTTTACTACTCTTTGAAAGAGCGGCTGGCAGGCATAGCCATCGTGTTTATCCCCATTGTTTTGATTCGCCTCGAGCTTGAAACAGGAACAGCTTTGGTGTTTACCTCGCTGGCCTATGTGCTGTATCGCGAGGGGTTATTATCAGGTGGTATCCTTTTGCTGGGAGTTTTGGCAATCACCCTGTTTGTAGTCAGCCTGCTGTTTCCCTATTTTTATACCATGATTGGAGTAGCGGTCTTGTTGTTTGTGGTTTTGCTTTTCAAAGGCAAGGCTCCTGTATGGCAAAAGGCATTGGTATTTGTTCCGGTCAGTATGCTGACCCTGTTGGCCGCCGGATATTTGAACGAAATCACCTTACTGGTAATTTTACCGATCGTTTTGTCGGTTTTTGTCTTTATAGCCCTCTATTTTCAGCGCGCAAGCTATCTGATACTGGCACTTTTTTTCGCCTGTTTTATTTATGTTAAAGGGGTGGATTATATTTATCACCACATTTTGCAAAAACATCAGCAAAATAGAATCGGTGTATTGTTGGGAACCATCGAAGACAAACAGGGAGCAGGATATAATGTCAACCAATCAAAAATAGCCATCGGTTCAGGAGGACTTTACGGAAAAGGCTATCTGGAAGGCACACAAAATAAAGGCAATTTTGTGCCGGAACTAAGTACTGACTTTATTTTTTGCACCATCGGTGAGGAGTTCGGATTTGCCGGCAGTGCTGCCTTAATTGGCATATTTGTCTTTTTTCTGCTGCGGATAATCTCTTTGGCCGAACGACAGAGATCGAGATTTAGCCGTGTTTATGCTTACGGAGTAGCCTGTATTTTGTTTTTTCATTTCACCATCAATATCGGCATGACAATCGGGCTTATGCCTGTAATCGGGATACCTCTGCCGTTTATCAGCTATGGCGGCTCCGGTTTACTCGGCTTTTCAATCCTGTTTTTTACGCTTATCAAGTTGGACTCGGAACGTTATATGTATCTGAGATAACCGGATGTCAACCGTTTGATGCCGGCTACAATTAAAATGCAAATCAAACACAAAAAGCGCAACTCTCAGCATTATTTTAACACTGACAATTGCGCTTCGGTAAAAATCAAAGCCTGATTGCGGCAAGAACAGCCTAATCTTCCATTTTAAGCTGCATCTCATTGCGATATTTGGCCTTCAGCAACTCAGCACGTCTTAAAATAGACGGCTTGGTAAATGCTTTGCGGGCCCGAAGTTGTCGCAAAACGCCTGACTTTTCGTATTTTTTCTTGTATTTTTTAAGTGCTTTATCTATCGAATCAGATTCGCGGGCATCAATTACGAGCATAAAACTACCTTGCTTTTAATGATTTTAGAAATTGGAGTGCAAACATACGCAAAATACCGGTAGTTTGTATGTCTTATTTTAAAATTTCTCTCGAAATCACCAATTTTTGTATTTCTGAAGTCCCTTCACCGATTGTACAAAGTTTTGAGTCGCGGTAAAATTTCTCCACCGGAAAATCTTTGGTGTAGCCATACCCTCCAAAAATCTGAACTGCATCGGTCGAAACCTGAACGCTGATTTCCGAAGCGTAATATTTTGCCATGGCCGCTTGTGTGGTAACCTTTAGTTTTTTGTTTTTCAAATCGGCAGCTTGTAGGGTCAGTAGTTCTGCTGCTTCAATTTTGGTGGCCATATCTGCCAGCTTAAATGATATGGCTTGAAATGAAGCGATAGGCTGTCCAAACTGATGTCGTTCTTTGGCATACTTCACAGAAGCTGTATAGGCCCCTTTGGCAATGCCCAAAGCCAGGGCAGCAATTGAAATTCGTCCGCCATCCAAGACTTTCATGGATTGAATAAATCCTTCTCCTTCTTTACCCAGCATAGCGCTATGCGGAACACGGCAGTTGTCAAATATCACTTCTGTGGTTTCGGATGCCCGCATCCCTAACTTATTTTCTTTTTTGCCCCCATAAACTCCGGGCAAAGATTTATCTACAATAAACGCCGTCATTCCACGACTGTCTCCCGGCTCACCGGTTCTCACTATCACCACCATCACTTCTGACGATTTTCCATGGGTTATCCAGCATTTTGCACCGTTAATCACCCACTCATCGCCGTCGCGATAGGCCACTGTTTTCATATTGCCTGCATCTGAGCCGGTGTTTGGCTCGGTAAGTCCCCAAGCTCCGATAAATTCGCCGCTTGCCAGTTTTGACAGCCATTGATGTTTTTGTGCT
This is a stretch of genomic DNA from Sphingobacteriales bacterium. It encodes these proteins:
- a CDS encoding rod shape-determining protein RodA → MSSQSTNIDWVLVFTYLLLVTIGWLAIYTADYKEQHPEIYYLGSNYGKQLLWIGVALLVGLCIQILDSRFYTAFAYPIYALSLLSLLVVLLIGTNISGSKSWIKLGFFNVQPAEFAKFATCLALAKYISSLSSVYYSLKERLAGIAIVFIPIVLIRLELETGTALVFTSLAYVLYREGLLSGGILLLGVLAITLFVVSLLFPYFYTMIGVAVLLFVVLLFKGKAPVWQKALVFVPVSMLTLLAAGYLNEITLLVILPIVLSVFVFIALYFQRASYLILALFFACFIYVKGVDYIYHHILQKHQQNRIGVLLGTIEDKQGAGYNVNQSKIAIGSGGLYGKGYLEGTQNKGNFVPELSTDFIFCTIGEEFGFAGSAALIGIFVFFLLRIISLAERQRSRFSRVYAYGVACILFFHFTINIGMTIGLMPVIGIPLPFISYGGSGLLGFSILFFTLIKLDSERYMYLR
- a CDS encoding 30S ribosomal protein S21, with product MLVIDARESDSIDKALKKYKKKYEKSGVLRQLRARKAFTKPSILRRAELLKAKYRNEMQLKMED
- the mrdA gene encoding penicillin-binding protein 2 yields the protein MEPVNKKRVIFQLVIVTTAVLLLARLYSMQVLDSAYTTMAKDNVVREVTIYPSRGLIFDRQGRLIVNNLAVYDLMMIPRQVQELDTVKFCRLLNITPEEFDKNVLRMKAAAGYSPYRPQVFLKQVPSEVYDRMQEYLYQFSGFYTQIRTVRQYGSNNGAHVLGYIGEVNQKQIDTSNFYRMGDYVGISGVEKSYEEQLRGERGTKYVIVDVHNREVGSYKDGEEDVEAIAGQNLHLTIDMDLQAYAENIMQNKRGSIVAIEPQTGEILTLVSAPAYNPNLLTGRMRAQGMRMLLGDTLKPMFNRALMAYYPPGSTFKPLMALLALQETGIQPNYYYGCSGAYRLGRRTVGCHYHSSCFNVQTAIQHSCNAYFCHLFKLFVENYKFSNVSEGLTKWNEYLSEFGLGRNEYLDLPSLSGYVPLPDKYDRMYGKNRWKAVSIISLGIGQGELGVTPLQLAHSTAVIANKGKFIYPHVVKANTKDPNHPYNKEHHVSINPKYFPPIIDGMEQVVLYGTGRNAYVAGLDICGKTGTAENPHGEDHSLFIAFAPKNNPKIAVAVMVENGGNGSKYAAPIASLIIEKYLNDSISPYRKYVEEKMIKADLLRPRPRFIGPVVEEEADDEFTTILFNSISQPPLSVPEPLNAKSDNSVPLVSENTGNPNPNQINTEVKIIPPPAIKIPTPQASLPKESN
- a CDS encoding acyl-CoA dehydrogenase gives rise to the protein MSAFTEAETLHFGHSENQLLIASTVRDFAEKHIRPFVMEWDEAQTFPRELFSKMGELGFMGVLVPEEYGGTGLGYVEYVSVISEIAQVCGSIGLSVAAHNSLCTGHILQFGNEAQKHQWLSKLASGEFIGAWGLTEPNTGSDAGNMKTVAYRDGDEWVINGAKCWITHGKSSEVMVVIVRTGEPGDSRGMTAFIVDKSLPGVYGGKKENKLGMRASETTEVIFDNCRVPHSAMLGKEGEGFIQSMKVLDGGRISIAALALGIAKGAYTASVKYAKERHQFGQPIASFQAISFKLADMATKIEAAELLTLQAADLKNKKLKVTTQAAMAKYYASEISVQVSTDAVQIFGGYGYTKDFPVEKFYRDSKLCTIGEGTSEIQKLVISREILK